In the genome of Nonlabens sp. MB-3u-79, one region contains:
- a CDS encoding GH3 auxin-responsive promoter family protein → MMLLGPIIKTALNIHDSIRSTSSHVELQREVLKNLLKKAKKTSFGLYYGFDSFLKDDDLEHAFAEAVPFFDYHKMEEQWWSRTKEGKPNISWPGTPRFLARSSGTTGKKSKTIPVSDEMIAAIKAAGTRQVSALTNFDLPSGIFESEVLALGSSTDLTEENGFIIGEISGISASQIPEFLDSFYRPGKEISSIDDWDERVQKIAEEAKSWDIGMLSGIPSWLEMMLKEVMEYNNVDSIHDIWPNLCVYTSGGVAFEPYRTSFEKLFSKPVQVVDTYLASEGFIACQQRPETDAMQLITDGGIYFEFVPFRPENIEQDGSIAANAPIVTMAEVEPEVDYVLIISTVSGAWRYLIGDTIKFTDVEKAEIKITGRTKFFLNVVGSQLSVLKMETAIIELQSKFDTTIKEFTVSAKKINGDFYHVWYLGTETQTSEKQLAEALDQLLQEANKNYKVARSKALKGVQVNKIHPETFTKWNNHNNKKGGQVKMEKVMDEEKFKDWEAFVKSL, encoded by the coding sequence ATGATGCTTTTAGGGCCTATCATTAAAACCGCTTTAAACATACACGATTCGATTAGGTCCACGTCCAGTCATGTGGAGCTACAAAGGGAAGTGCTCAAAAACTTATTGAAAAAAGCTAAAAAAACTTCTTTTGGTCTTTATTACGGTTTTGACAGCTTTTTAAAAGATGATGATTTAGAGCACGCTTTCGCGGAAGCGGTACCTTTTTTCGACTATCATAAAATGGAGGAGCAATGGTGGTCGCGCACCAAAGAAGGAAAGCCCAATATCAGTTGGCCAGGCACTCCAAGGTTTTTGGCAAGATCCAGCGGTACAACAGGTAAAAAGTCCAAAACTATCCCAGTCTCTGATGAGATGATTGCAGCTATAAAAGCTGCTGGTACCAGACAAGTAAGCGCATTAACTAATTTTGATTTGCCCTCAGGTATTTTTGAAAGTGAGGTACTTGCTTTAGGGAGTTCAACAGATTTAACAGAAGAGAATGGATTTATCATCGGGGAAATCAGTGGTATTTCAGCCAGTCAGATTCCTGAATTTTTAGACTCATTTTACAGACCGGGTAAAGAAATTTCCTCCATTGATGATTGGGATGAACGCGTTCAAAAAATTGCAGAGGAAGCCAAAAGTTGGGATATAGGAATGTTGAGTGGTATTCCATCATGGTTGGAAATGATGTTGAAGGAAGTTATGGAATACAACAATGTAGACTCCATTCACGATATATGGCCCAACTTATGTGTCTATACTTCTGGTGGAGTTGCTTTTGAGCCCTACAGGACGAGTTTTGAAAAACTATTTAGTAAACCAGTTCAAGTTGTAGATACCTATCTTGCCAGTGAAGGGTTTATCGCTTGCCAGCAACGTCCAGAAACTGATGCCATGCAACTTATTACAGATGGGGGGATTTATTTTGAATTTGTACCCTTCCGACCAGAGAATATAGAGCAAGACGGAAGTATTGCTGCAAATGCCCCCATAGTTACTATGGCCGAAGTAGAGCCAGAAGTAGATTATGTACTTATTATTTCTACTGTTTCTGGCGCATGGCGTTACCTGATAGGGGATACCATCAAATTCACGGACGTTGAAAAAGCTGAAATAAAAATAACAGGCAGAACCAAGTTTTTTCTCAATGTGGTAGGAAGCCAGCTCTCCGTTTTAAAAATGGAAACAGCCATTATTGAGCTGCAATCTAAGTTTGATACTACCATAAAAGAGTTCACCGTTTCTGCTAAGAAGATAAATGGTGATTTTTATCATGTTTGGTATTTAGGTACAGAAACACAAACTTCAGAAAAACAACTCGCTGAGGCTCTAGATCAGTTACTTCAGGAAGCTAACAAGAATTACAAAGTAGCTCGATCTAAAGCATTAAAAGGAGTTCAAGTAAATAAAATACACCCAGAAACATTTACCAAATGGAACAACCACAATAATAAAAAAGGGGGTCAAGTAAAGATGGAAAAAGTAATGGATGAAGAAAAATTTAAAGACTGGGAAGCCTTTGTAAAAAGTCTTTAA
- a CDS encoding glycoside hydrolase family 15 protein, producing the protein MENLNYGIIGNCRSAALVSDKGSIDWCCLPIFDSASVFGKILDDKKGGNLSFEVTEDYEILQEYLWQTNILSTTFDNGEHAFQVIDFMPRYPKNDGSFYSPPDIVRFLRLIKGQPTFKVIYDPKLKYAIGTTKTINEGEYIHSYTTEGEYESVFLYSDIDLDAILSQKTVTLKSNSFLLLSYHEKLVEQTLDRSYLKFQRTKTYWMNWSARTTTYPLYQKEIVRSALTLKALTFERTGAVLAAATTSLPETIGEVRNWDYRFCWVRDASMVIRVITGLGHVKSAKKFLQFIIHTIPDKDEKIQIMYGINGEKDLTEEFLDHLSGYENSSPVRIGNAAYAQKQNDIYGILMEVLFQQFDQFETSIENSEELWTIIKSITAIVKKHWQEADKGIWELRTEERHFVFSKLLCWVAIDRAIKISKILKRSKYLEEWHELRNDIYQDIYVNGWNEEVQAYTQSYGSKDLDASTLLMQQYGFVKATDPRFISTVQATERELCTDGLMYRYKNNDDFGEPSSSFTICTFWLIDSLHKIGETDKARAYFDQLLSYSNHLGLFSEDIDFKTKRLLGNFPQAYSHLALIETAVNFSKEFASAKTEY; encoded by the coding sequence ATGGAGAATTTAAATTACGGAATTATAGGGAATTGTAGGAGTGCTGCTCTAGTATCTGATAAAGGCTCTATCGACTGGTGCTGTCTTCCCATATTTGATTCGGCTTCTGTATTTGGTAAAATATTGGATGATAAAAAAGGGGGGAATCTTTCCTTTGAAGTAACAGAAGATTACGAGATTCTTCAAGAATACTTATGGCAAACCAATATTCTGAGCACCACCTTTGACAATGGAGAGCATGCCTTTCAAGTTATTGATTTTATGCCTCGTTATCCAAAAAATGACGGTAGTTTTTATTCTCCGCCAGACATCGTTCGTTTTTTACGATTGATCAAAGGACAACCAACGTTTAAAGTCATCTACGATCCTAAATTGAAATATGCAATAGGCACTACAAAAACTATAAACGAAGGAGAGTACATTCATAGCTATACCACAGAAGGTGAATACGAATCTGTATTTCTATACAGCGATATAGATCTAGACGCGATACTTTCTCAAAAGACCGTCACTCTGAAGTCCAACTCCTTTTTATTGCTTTCCTATCACGAGAAACTTGTTGAACAGACGCTAGACAGATCCTACCTAAAGTTTCAACGCACCAAGACCTACTGGATGAACTGGAGTGCACGTACCACCACCTATCCGTTGTATCAAAAAGAAATTGTACGAAGTGCCTTAACACTTAAGGCGCTCACGTTTGAAAGAACAGGGGCTGTACTTGCAGCAGCTACCACTAGCTTACCAGAAACTATAGGAGAAGTGCGCAACTGGGATTACCGTTTTTGTTGGGTGCGCGATGCCTCTATGGTGATTAGAGTGATCACCGGTTTAGGACATGTAAAATCAGCCAAAAAATTTCTGCAATTTATTATCCATACCATTCCAGATAAAGATGAAAAAATCCAAATCATGTATGGGATTAATGGAGAAAAAGATTTGACCGAAGAGTTTCTCGACCATCTATCTGGATATGAAAATTCAAGTCCAGTGCGTATAGGAAACGCAGCTTACGCGCAAAAGCAAAACGATATATATGGTATATTGATGGAAGTCCTTTTTCAACAGTTTGACCAGTTTGAAACCAGCATTGAAAATAGCGAGGAACTCTGGACCATTATTAAAAGTATTACGGCCATAGTTAAAAAACACTGGCAAGAAGCAGATAAAGGTATTTGGGAATTACGTACTGAAGAGCGTCATTTTGTTTTCTCAAAACTCTTGTGTTGGGTAGCCATTGATCGGGCAATAAAGATCAGCAAGATCTTGAAGCGTTCTAAATACTTAGAAGAATGGCACGAACTACGAAATGACATCTACCAAGATATTTATGTAAACGGCTGGAACGAAGAAGTTCAAGCCTACACACAATCTTATGGCTCCAAAGACCTGGATGCCTCTACCCTTCTTATGCAACAATATGGTTTTGTAAAAGCTACAGACCCTAGATTCATCAGTACAGTTCAAGCTACCGAAAGGGAGTTGTGTACCGATGGCTTGATGTACCGTTATAAAAACAACGATGACTTTGGAGAGCCTAGCTCTTCCTTTACCATTTGTACGTTTTGGCTGATTGACAGTTTGCATAAAATAGGAGAAACCGATAAAGCCCGTGCCTATTTTGATCAGCTGCTGTCGTATAGCAATCACTTGGGATTATTCAGTGAAGACATTGATTTTAAGACCAAACGACTGTTAGGGAATTTCCCTCAAGCCTACTCACATCTAGCCTTAATTGAAACAGCGGTTAATTTTAGTAAGGAATTCGCTTCCGCGAAAACGGAGTATTAA
- a CDS encoding LysE family translocator: MMLESLISFAFATLILALSPGPDNIFVLTQSVARGSKYGIAIASGLITGCIVHTSVVALGFAVIIRDNEWLLYAIKIAGAVYLLYLAYKIFKSDPSIEFGDSKTSSQSLWKLYKIGITMNLLNPKVTLFFLALLPQFIITDSFPDWIQIYMLGGVFMLVSLLVFYALALVAGKAASFIKSSIWFAPAMKWTQIVVFIGIAVAILIP, encoded by the coding sequence ATGATGCTAGAATCCTTGATCTCTTTTGCCTTCGCAACCTTGATTCTCGCACTATCTCCTGGACCAGATAATATTTTTGTGTTAACTCAGTCTGTGGCACGTGGTTCTAAATATGGAATTGCTATTGCCAGTGGTTTAATTACGGGCTGCATCGTTCACACTTCTGTTGTGGCATTGGGCTTTGCGGTAATTATAAGAGATAATGAATGGTTGTTGTATGCCATCAAAATTGCCGGAGCCGTTTATTTGCTCTATCTCGCTTATAAAATCTTTAAGTCAGATCCTTCTATTGAATTTGGCGACTCAAAGACTTCTTCTCAAAGTTTATGGAAACTCTACAAAATAGGAATCACTATGAATTTGTTGAATCCTAAAGTCACTTTGTTCTTTCTTGCCTTATTACCCCAGTTTATTATAACAGACTCTTTTCCAGATTGGATACAGATTTATATGTTAGGCGGTGTTTTCATGTTAGTTTCTTTGCTAGTTTTTTACGCACTAGCCTTAGTCGCAGGAAAAGCAGCAAGTTTTATAAAATCATCCATTTGGTTTGCACCAGCCATGAAATGGACACAAATTGTTGTTTTTATCGGGATAGCTGTTGCCATATTAATACCATAA
- a CDS encoding quinone-dependent dihydroorotate dehydrogenase, protein MYKSLIRPLLFAFDPEAVHYFSFSSIKILNKVPGLSALSRKLFKKNHPALKRELFGLSFENPVGMAAGFDKDAKAFKEFSNLGFGFIEIGTLTPLPQDGNPKKRLFRLKKDQAIVNRMGFNNGGVDAAVERLKKNPKLGQPNHVLIGGNIGKNKVTPNEEAVNDYIICFEKLFDHVDYFTVNVSSPNTPGLRELQDRKPLTHILQTLQDLNNAKENRKPILLKIAPDLTDDQLLDIIGIVEDTKIDGVIASNTTISREGLQSTEELVEQAGGLSGAPLTHRATEVIAFLHQKSKGAFPIIGVGGIMTAQDAIDKINAGASLLQLYTGFVYEGPTLIKEINKAIIAQG, encoded by the coding sequence ATGTATAAATCACTTATTAGACCCTTGTTATTTGCTTTTGATCCAGAGGCAGTACATTACTTTTCATTCAGCAGTATTAAAATTTTAAATAAAGTGCCTGGTCTTAGTGCGCTTTCGCGAAAGCTTTTTAAAAAAAATCACCCTGCTCTTAAAAGGGAACTCTTCGGTTTAAGCTTTGAAAACCCTGTGGGAATGGCTGCGGGATTTGATAAAGACGCCAAAGCCTTCAAAGAATTTTCAAATCTAGGCTTCGGATTTATAGAAATAGGAACGCTCACACCATTGCCACAAGATGGAAATCCTAAGAAACGTCTTTTTAGATTAAAAAAAGATCAGGCGATTGTCAATAGAATGGGGTTTAACAATGGTGGAGTTGATGCTGCTGTGGAACGCTTAAAGAAAAACCCTAAATTAGGTCAACCCAATCATGTGTTGATAGGCGGTAACATAGGTAAGAACAAAGTCACTCCTAATGAGGAAGCGGTAAACGATTACATCATTTGTTTTGAAAAACTCTTTGATCACGTCGATTATTTTACGGTAAACGTAAGCTCGCCTAACACACCAGGATTGCGTGAGTTGCAGGATAGAAAACCACTGACCCATATTTTGCAAACACTTCAAGACTTGAACAATGCAAAAGAAAATAGAAAGCCTATTCTTCTAAAAATAGCTCCAGACTTAACTGATGATCAACTACTGGATATCATAGGAATAGTAGAAGACACTAAAATAGATGGAGTGATCGCATCTAATACCACCATCTCTAGAGAAGGATTGCAATCCACAGAAGAATTAGTTGAGCAAGCCGGCGGACTCAGTGGGGCACCATTAACGCATAGAGCGACAGAAGTGATTGCTTTTTTACATCAAAAAAGCAAGGGTGCTTTTCCTATTATCGGAGTAGGTGGTATCATGACGGCTCAAGACGCGATCGATAAAATAAATGCTGGTGCAAGTCTGTTGCAGTTGTATACCGGCTTTGTTTATGAAGGGCCAACATTGATAAAGGAAATTAACAAGGCGATTATTGCTCAAGGATGA
- a CDS encoding 2Fe-2S iron-sulfur cluster-binding protein — MNTFHNITLSQVYKETEDTTVIAFDVPQELKEEFNYRPGQFLTLRAIINGEDLRRSYSLCSSPLDDEWKVAVKEIFEGKFSTYVNRKLKTGDVLQVAAPSGDFGIEADDKNEAKNYIAFAAGSGITPMLSIIKTHLASEPNAKFKLFYLNRTVKSIIFKEEIEALKNMYLSRFEVFYFLSRERRDIPLFNGRFDQEKMQALTQTLINAPHTDHAFICGPEEMIFLIRDELVAAGMKKENVHFELFVSGLSDADKARAAAALEKKVDGVDVTIIDGSKEFHFVLGKDFDNLLDGAINAGADLPYACKGGVCSTCKCKLVEGSVEMKVNYALTDEEVEKGFVLSCVSVPTSKKLVVNYDV, encoded by the coding sequence GTGAACACATTTCATAACATAACATTGTCCCAAGTCTATAAAGAGACGGAGGATACTACGGTCATCGCTTTTGACGTTCCTCAGGAATTGAAAGAGGAATTTAATTACCGGCCAGGACAGTTCTTGACGTTGCGAGCCATAATCAATGGTGAAGATTTACGACGCAGTTACTCGTTATGCAGCAGTCCGCTGGATGATGAATGGAAAGTAGCCGTTAAAGAAATCTTTGAAGGTAAATTTTCTACCTACGTTAATCGCAAATTAAAAACTGGTGATGTACTACAAGTTGCTGCGCCTAGTGGTGATTTTGGAATTGAGGCTGATGATAAAAATGAAGCTAAGAACTATATAGCATTTGCTGCGGGTAGTGGAATTACTCCAATGTTGAGCATTATTAAAACGCATCTCGCTAGCGAGCCAAATGCTAAATTCAAGTTATTCTACCTCAATAGAACGGTAAAATCAATTATCTTTAAGGAAGAAATAGAAGCGCTTAAAAACATGTATTTAAGTCGTTTTGAGGTGTTTTATTTCTTAAGCAGAGAGCGTCGCGATATCCCATTGTTCAATGGACGTTTTGATCAAGAGAAGATGCAAGCACTTACTCAAACCTTAATCAATGCACCACATACAGATCACGCTTTTATTTGTGGTCCAGAAGAGATGATCTTTTTGATTAGAGATGAGCTTGTTGCCGCTGGAATGAAAAAAGAGAACGTTCATTTTGAACTTTTTGTTAGCGGTTTGAGTGATGCCGATAAAGCTAGAGCAGCTGCAGCGCTTGAGAAAAAAGTGGATGGAGTAGATGTGACTATTATAGATGGAAGTAAAGAGTTCCATTTTGTATTAGGTAAAGATTTTGATAACCTGCTCGATGGAGCTATCAATGCTGGAGCAGATTTGCCTTACGCTTGTAAAGGAGGTGTGTGTAGTACTTGTAAGTGTAAATTGGTAGAAGGCTCTGTGGAGATGAAAGTCAACTATGCGTTGACCGATGAAGAAGTAGAAAAGGGATTTGTGTTGAGTTGTGTAAGTGTTCCCACTAGTAAGAAACTAGTCGTGAATTATGATGTGTAA
- a CDS encoding bifunctional alpha,alpha-trehalose-phosphate synthase (UDP-forming)/trehalose-phosphatase produces MSKTIIVSNRLPLQLSIDEGVVSSSPSVGGLATGMKSVHRDSNGLWIGWTGLTQEETPQELESEIHKAVADQQCAAVELTQSDLDGFYYGFSNRTIWPLFHYFMEYVEFDNDNWEIYKSVNCKFAQVVLENIEDGDNVWVHDYQLMLLPQMIKEQRPDVSIGFFLHIPFPSFEVFRTLPWREEILKGLLGSDLLGFHTYDYERHFLRSVSRILGYEVSFNDITYKDRMIKVDSFPMGIDYDKFHAFAKANQEQTNKTQSELQRRLDMHATASPDAKMILSIDRLDYTKGIANRLKAFEHFLEKYPEYTEKVRLVMLAVPSRSNVPQYQVLKKEIDELVGRINGKFSTVSWTPVWYFYRSMPFNNLIDLYTSCDVALITPIRDGMNLVAKEYIATRTDQTGVLILSEMAGAAKEMNEALLINPNNIDLIADTIKVALEMPEEEQKKRNKYMQSRLKRYNVEKWASDFMVKLHAVEGNRSVVKAKHINEKRQDEILQRFKNAKKRMFFLDYDGTLRGFVNNPGDAKPDAQLLEMVSKLQADDKSEVVIISGRDSVTLGEWFKDVPVTLIAEHGVLKKIYGADWELTETMNTDWVPTIQPVLQTFVDRTPGTFIEEKKYSLAWHYRKADPELGEKRANELSSVIRELTSNHGLSVLSGNKVLEIKSSNVHKGKAANNHILNQKYDFIFCIGDDWTDEFMFQDLPEEAVTVKVGVANTAARYYVDDTDQVRDLLNIFLS; encoded by the coding sequence ATGAGTAAAACAATAATCGTTTCCAACCGCCTGCCTTTGCAACTTTCCATAGATGAGGGTGTCGTGAGTTCTTCGCCTAGTGTGGGTGGGCTAGCTACTGGTATGAAGTCGGTACACAGGGATAGCAACGGATTGTGGATAGGCTGGACGGGACTGACCCAAGAGGAGACTCCGCAAGAGTTGGAGTCTGAAATACACAAAGCTGTTGCAGACCAGCAATGTGCCGCTGTTGAATTGACTCAATCTGATCTGGATGGGTTTTATTACGGTTTTAGCAATAGAACTATATGGCCATTGTTCCATTATTTTATGGAGTATGTAGAGTTTGATAATGACAATTGGGAAATTTATAAAAGTGTGAACTGCAAGTTTGCACAGGTAGTTTTGGAAAATATTGAAGACGGAGATAATGTCTGGGTGCATGATTATCAGTTGATGTTATTGCCACAAATGATTAAGGAACAACGACCTGATGTTTCCATAGGATTCTTTCTTCACATCCCGTTTCCTTCCTTTGAGGTGTTTAGAACGCTGCCATGGCGGGAAGAAATTCTTAAGGGTTTGCTGGGTTCAGATTTATTGGGTTTTCATACCTATGATTACGAGCGTCATTTTTTGAGATCGGTAAGTAGGATTTTGGGCTACGAGGTTAGTTTTAATGACATTACCTATAAAGATCGAATGATCAAGGTCGACAGTTTTCCTATGGGTATTGATTATGATAAATTTCACGCTTTCGCGAAAGCGAATCAAGAACAGACCAATAAAACACAAAGTGAGTTACAGCGACGCCTTGACATGCATGCAACGGCCTCACCAGATGCCAAAATGATCCTGTCTATAGACCGCCTGGATTATACAAAAGGGATTGCTAACAGACTTAAGGCATTTGAACATTTCCTAGAGAAATACCCAGAATACACTGAAAAGGTAAGACTGGTCATGCTGGCCGTTCCTAGCCGCTCTAATGTTCCTCAATACCAAGTCCTTAAGAAAGAAATAGACGAATTGGTAGGACGTATCAACGGTAAGTTCTCAACGGTAAGTTGGACGCCGGTTTGGTACTTTTACCGTTCGATGCCGTTTAATAATTTAATCGACCTGTATACGTCTTGTGATGTGGCGTTGATCACTCCTATTAGGGATGGAATGAATTTGGTTGCCAAAGAGTATATCGCCACAAGAACCGATCAAACTGGAGTATTGATCCTTTCTGAAATGGCAGGCGCTGCAAAGGAGATGAATGAAGCTTTGCTCATTAACCCAAACAATATAGACCTTATCGCAGACACTATTAAAGTAGCGCTAGAAATGCCTGAGGAAGAACAGAAAAAACGAAACAAGTACATGCAAAGTCGCTTGAAACGCTATAATGTAGAAAAGTGGGCCAGTGATTTTATGGTTAAACTCCATGCAGTAGAAGGAAATAGAAGTGTGGTTAAAGCAAAACATATTAATGAAAAGCGACAGGATGAAATACTCCAGCGTTTTAAGAATGCTAAAAAGCGTATGTTCTTCCTAGATTATGACGGTACCTTACGAGGCTTTGTCAATAATCCAGGTGATGCAAAACCAGATGCACAATTACTAGAGATGGTTTCAAAACTACAAGCTGATGACAAAAGTGAAGTAGTGATTATTAGTGGTCGTGATTCTGTAACACTAGGAGAGTGGTTTAAAGACGTGCCTGTAACTTTGATTGCAGAGCATGGTGTTCTTAAGAAAATATATGGTGCTGATTGGGAACTCACAGAAACTATGAATACCGATTGGGTACCAACTATTCAACCGGTTTTACAAACTTTTGTGGACCGCACCCCAGGAACTTTTATTGAGGAGAAAAAATATTCTCTGGCATGGCATTACCGCAAGGCAGATCCAGAACTTGGAGAAAAGCGAGCTAATGAACTCTCCAGCGTGATCAGAGAACTAACTAGTAACCATGGTTTAAGTGTGCTTTCTGGAAATAAAGTGCTGGAAATAAAGAGTAGTAATGTCCATAAAGGAAAAGCGGCAAACAACCATATTCTGAATCAGAAGTACGACTTTATATTTTGCATAGGGGATGATTGGACCGATGAATTTATGTTTCAAGACTTGCCAGAAGAAGCGGTTACGGTAAAAGTGGGAGTAGCTAATACTGCGGCTAGGTATTATGTGGATGACACAGATCAGGTAAGGGATCTATTGAATATCTTTTTGAGCTAG
- the paaA gene encoding 1,2-phenylacetyl-CoA epoxidase subunit PaaA, with the protein MSEAEIKSLETQFDAKIARDEKIEPKDWMPEKYRKTHIRQISQHAHSEIVGMLPEANWITRAPSLRRKVALLAKVQDEAGHGLYLYSACETLGITREQLYEDLHSGKAKYSSIFNYPTMSWADMGAIGWLVDGAAIINQVPLCSTSFGPYARAMVRVCKEESFHQRQGYEIMLSLCNGTEEQKEMAQDALNRWWWPSLMMLGPTDAASTHTEQSMKWKLKRKTNDELRQQFIDQTVPQAELLGLTIPDADLKWNDEKGNYDFGEINWDEFWQVVKGHGPMNKKRLDDRRDAWENGSWVREAASAYASKQKDRKEEIAKAV; encoded by the coding sequence ATGAGTGAAGCAGAAATCAAAAGTTTAGAAACGCAATTTGACGCTAAAATTGCAAGAGATGAAAAGATCGAGCCTAAAGACTGGATGCCTGAAAAGTATCGCAAGACACATATCAGACAGATCTCTCAACATGCACATTCTGAAATTGTAGGGATGTTGCCAGAAGCAAACTGGATCACTCGTGCGCCATCACTGCGACGCAAAGTAGCCTTACTGGCAAAGGTGCAAGATGAAGCTGGGCACGGTCTTTACTTGTACAGTGCTTGCGAAACTTTAGGCATTACTCGGGAGCAATTGTATGAAGATTTACATTCTGGAAAGGCAAAATACTCTTCGATTTTCAATTACCCAACGATGAGCTGGGCAGACATGGGAGCCATAGGCTGGCTAGTAGATGGTGCTGCGATTATCAATCAAGTGCCCTTGTGTAGCACTTCTTTTGGACCTTATGCTCGTGCGATGGTACGTGTGTGTAAGGAAGAAAGTTTTCACCAGAGACAAGGATATGAAATCATGTTATCGCTGTGTAACGGTACTGAAGAACAAAAAGAAATGGCTCAAGATGCACTGAACCGCTGGTGGTGGCCATCATTAATGATGTTAGGTCCTACAGATGCGGCAAGCACACATACCGAGCAATCTATGAAGTGGAAGTTAAAGCGCAAGACTAATGATGAGTTGCGCCAGCAGTTTATAGACCAGACAGTTCCACAAGCAGAACTCTTAGGATTGACCATTCCAGATGCAGATTTAAAATGGAATGACGAGAAAGGAAATTATGATTTTGGAGAGATCAATTGGGATGAATTCTGGCAAGTGGTAAAAGGCCACGGACCTATGAATAAAAAGCGACTGGACGACCGTCGTGATGCTTGGGAGAATGGATCTTGGGTACGTGAAGCAGCAAGTGCTTATGCGTCCAAACAGAAAGATAGGAAAGAAGAAATCGCTAAAGCGGTTTAA
- a CDS encoding hydroxymethylglutaryl-CoA lyase, with protein MEHVKIIECPRDAMQGIKEFIPTHLKVQYIQSLLRCGFDTIDFGSFVSPKAIPQMVDTAEVLSQLDLSKTDSKLLAIVANLRGAQAACEHPEIQYLGYPFSISENFQMRNTHKTIAQSVELLQEIIDLAQKNNKELVVYISMGFGNPYGDPWNVEIVGEWTQKLYDMGIKILSLSDTVGTSDPETISYLFSNLIPKYPEIEFGAHLHTTPTKWHEKVDAAYKAGCRRFDGAIQGFGGCPMAKDELTGNMPTEKMVSYFNTTKADSNISAMSFESSYNEATKIFTKYH; from the coding sequence ATGGAACATGTAAAAATTATCGAATGTCCGCGTGACGCCATGCAAGGAATTAAGGAGTTTATCCCAACTCATTTGAAGGTGCAGTACATTCAGTCTTTATTGAGATGTGGTTTTGATACGATTGATTTTGGGAGCTTTGTTTCTCCTAAAGCCATACCGCAAATGGTCGATACTGCTGAGGTGCTTTCTCAACTAGATCTTTCTAAAACCGATTCCAAGCTTCTTGCTATTGTTGCTAATTTACGCGGCGCTCAAGCAGCTTGCGAGCATCCAGAAATTCAGTATTTAGGGTATCCATTCTCTATATCTGAGAATTTCCAAATGCGCAACACCCATAAAACTATTGCTCAAAGTGTGGAATTGTTGCAGGAGATCATCGATCTCGCTCAAAAGAACAATAAAGAATTAGTCGTTTATATTTCTATGGGCTTTGGTAACCCTTATGGAGATCCCTGGAATGTGGAGATCGTAGGGGAGTGGACGCAAAAGCTTTACGATATGGGGATTAAGATTCTATCGCTTTCAGATACCGTAGGAACTTCAGATCCAGAAACCATTTCTTATCTATTCTCCAACCTCATCCCTAAATATCCGGAGATCGAATTTGGCGCACATTTACACACCACTCCCACAAAATGGCATGAAAAGGTAGATGCTGCTTATAAAGCGGGATGCCGTCGTTTTGATGGGGCCATACAAGGCTTCGGTGGTTGCCCTATGGCAAAAGACGAACTCACTGGTAACATGCCTACAGAAAAAATGGTCAGCTATTTCAATACGACAAAGGCAGACTCTAATATAAGTGCCATGTCTTTTGAAAGCAGTTATAACGAGGCAACTAAGATTTTTACAAAATATCATTAA